One part of the Clostridium thermosuccinogenes genome encodes these proteins:
- a CDS encoding 2-isopropylmalate synthase, protein MPVRIKIFDTTLRDGEQTPGVNLNIQEKLEIAKRLAKMGVDVIEAGFAIASPGDFEAVKAIAENVKGVKVASLSRALEKDIDRAWEAVKNAESPRIHTFLATSDIHMKYKLRMTEEEVLQRVETMVAYAKRYCSDVEFSAEDASRTRVEFLYRVIDKAIKAGATVVNIPDTVGYATPEEFGNLIKNIKNNVPDIDKVDISVHCHNDLGLAVANTLAAIMNGATQAECTINGLGERAGNAAMEELIMGISTRKDYYNNITHGIDTTRIYSISRLVSSMTGVNVQPNKAIVGANAFAHESGIHQHGVLSEKSTYEIMTPESIGLKQNTMVLGKLSGRHAFEERLKELGYNLSPEELNRAFNDFKILADKKKTILDQDIEALVREKAPGIQEFFELDSFQISSGNKVISTAMVSLRRNGDVITEAATGDGPIDAAFNAMERAVGFNLDLQDYSIKAVTEGKDALGEVTVRASKDGKMLIGRGVSTDIMEASIKAYLNVINRALSELGEEIIKVKAAL, encoded by the coding sequence ATGCCTGTTAGGATTAAGATTTTCGATACCACATTGAGGGACGGGGAGCAAACCCCGGGAGTGAATCTCAATATCCAGGAAAAGCTGGAGATTGCGAAAAGACTTGCAAAAATGGGGGTCGATGTTATTGAAGCCGGTTTTGCTATCGCATCCCCCGGGGATTTCGAGGCGGTAAAGGCCATCGCAGAGAATGTTAAAGGGGTAAAAGTGGCAAGCCTTAGCAGAGCTTTGGAAAAGGACATCGACAGGGCATGGGAAGCGGTGAAGAATGCTGAAAGTCCCCGCATCCACACTTTTTTAGCCACATCGGATATACACATGAAATATAAGCTTAGAATGACGGAAGAAGAGGTGCTGCAGAGGGTTGAAACCATGGTGGCTTACGCAAAACGCTATTGCAGTGATGTGGAATTTTCCGCTGAGGATGCCAGCAGGACCAGGGTGGAATTTCTCTACCGCGTTATAGATAAGGCGATTAAAGCCGGTGCTACAGTGGTAAATATACCGGATACGGTGGGATATGCCACACCGGAGGAATTTGGAAACCTCATCAAGAACATTAAGAATAATGTTCCGGATATCGATAAAGTTGATATAAGCGTGCACTGCCACAATGACCTGGGCCTTGCGGTTGCCAATACGCTGGCGGCCATCATGAATGGCGCTACCCAGGCGGAATGCACCATTAACGGTCTGGGTGAAAGAGCCGGAAATGCGGCCATGGAAGAACTGATAATGGGCATAAGCACAAGAAAGGATTATTATAACAACATAACCCATGGAATAGATACTACCCGGATTTACAGCATCAGCAGGTTGGTAAGCAGCATGACCGGAGTTAATGTGCAGCCCAACAAGGCCATTGTTGGAGCCAATGCCTTTGCCCATGAATCAGGTATTCACCAGCATGGCGTATTATCAGAAAAGAGCACTTACGAGATTATGACACCGGAGTCCATAGGACTCAAGCAGAACACAATGGTGCTGGGCAAGCTGTCCGGCAGGCATGCTTTTGAGGAAAGGCTCAAGGAGCTGGGATACAACCTCTCTCCGGAGGAGCTTAATAGGGCTTTCAATGACTTCAAGATTCTGGCCGACAAGAAGAAGACCATCCTGGATCAGGATATTGAAGCTTTGGTGAGGGAAAAGGCTCCGGGCATCCAGGAATTCTTTGAACTGGACAGCTTCCAGATAAGCAGCGGAAACAAGGTTATTTCAACTGCCATGGTGAGCCTCAGGAGGAATGGCGATGTCATAACTGAGGCAGCCACCGGAGACGGACCCATCGACGCAGCCTTCAACGCCATGGAGCGGGCTGTCGGGTTTAACCTTGATCTGCAGGATTACAGCATTAAAGCGGTGACCGAAGGAAAGGACGCTTTAGGAGAGGTTACGGTAAGAGCGTCAAAAGATGGAAAGATGCTTATCGGAAGAGGGGTAAGCACCGACATCATGGAAGCCAGCATTAAGGCATACCTGAATGTCATCAACAGGGCACTAAGCGAATTGGGAGAGGAAATTATAAAAGTAAAAGCGGCCCTTTGA
- a CDS encoding IS110 family transposase, whose product MKYTQNEKILQIKETTLIVGIDVGSESHYARAFNFRGVEYGKLLIFSNNTEGFAKLKEWAGKIAEAKGFTEVILGMEPTGHYWFNLAENTMKSGMRIVLVNPHHVKKSKELDDNNPTKNDRKDPKTIAMLVKDGRYIEPYIPEGIYKELRSAMDSRWRLVKELSAVRNRISRWICIHYPEFTKVFEDWEGKAALLILNECPTPKKVVEKGIEGIIAIWKKHKIRAVGIKRAVRLLESAKTSIGTSEGLISAENELSMLLEDYESKMRQHERTMALIEELAMQIPGFEKMLEIKGVGLVVAAGFLAEVGDIFRFSHPKQIQKLSGLSLKENSSGKHKGQTTICKRGRKRLRYYLTFGIMPLLSKNEEFRALHQYYTTRKERPLKKMQSLVALSNKLIRIFYAILTKDIAYDPQKMISDIKRPEVKAA is encoded by the coding sequence ATGAAGTATACTCAGAATGAAAAGATTTTGCAAATCAAAGAAACGACGCTGATTGTCGGAATTGACGTTGGTAGTGAATCACACTACGCCAGAGCTTTCAATTTCAGAGGCGTAGAGTATGGGAAGCTGTTGATTTTCAGCAACAATACTGAAGGGTTTGCGAAGCTCAAAGAATGGGCAGGGAAGATAGCGGAAGCCAAAGGCTTTACCGAGGTGATCCTTGGGATGGAGCCGACAGGACACTATTGGTTCAACCTTGCTGAGAATACTATGAAAAGCGGGATGCGCATTGTACTAGTAAACCCGCATCATGTGAAGAAAAGCAAGGAATTGGATGACAACAATCCCACCAAGAACGACCGTAAAGACCCAAAAACCATAGCAATGCTGGTTAAGGATGGGAGATATATTGAACCGTATATTCCGGAAGGTATTTACAAGGAGCTACGGTCGGCCATGGACAGCCGGTGGCGGCTAGTAAAGGAACTTTCAGCTGTCAGGAACCGTATCAGCCGGTGGATATGTATCCATTACCCTGAATTCACCAAGGTATTTGAGGATTGGGAGGGGAAGGCTGCATTGTTGATACTGAACGAATGCCCGACACCCAAAAAGGTTGTTGAAAAAGGCATTGAAGGTATCATAGCCATCTGGAAGAAACACAAGATAAGGGCTGTAGGAATAAAAAGAGCTGTGAGGCTTCTTGAATCCGCTAAGACTTCTATTGGAACATCCGAAGGGCTTATATCTGCAGAAAATGAACTCTCAATGTTGCTTGAGGACTATGAGAGCAAAATGCGACAGCATGAAAGAACAATGGCTTTAATTGAGGAGCTGGCAATGCAAATTCCCGGGTTTGAGAAGATGCTTGAAATCAAAGGTGTTGGACTCGTGGTAGCTGCAGGCTTTCTAGCGGAGGTAGGCGATATCTTTAGATTTAGTCATCCAAAGCAGATCCAAAAGCTGTCTGGGCTAAGTCTCAAAGAGAACAGTTCCGGTAAGCATAAGGGTCAGACAACCATATGCAAACGTGGAAGGAAGCGGCTGCGATACTATTTGACATTTGGTATTATGCCCTTGCTGTCCAAGAATGAGGAATTCCGAGCCTTACACCAATACTATACGACTAGGAAGGAAAGGCCCTTGAAGAAAATGCAATCCCTGGTTGCTTTGAGTAATAAGTTAATACGGATATTTTATGCGATACTGACGAAAGACATAGCTTACGACCCACAAAAGATGATAAGCGATATAAAAAGACCGGAAGTAAAAGCAGCATAA
- a CDS encoding CD3324 family protein, translating to MKYVKADDVFPEDLLKEIQKYIHGELVYIPKPKGARKRWGECSGIRKYLNQRNNDIRESFRKGYTIDQLCDKYCLSFDSVKKIVYSNK from the coding sequence ATGAAATATGTAAAGGCTGATGATGTTTTTCCAGAAGATTTGCTTAAGGAGATACAGAAATATATTCATGGAGAATTGGTCTACATCCCAAAGCCAAAAGGAGCACGCAAGAGATGGGGTGAATGCTCCGGGATCAGGAAATACTTAAACCAACGTAACAATGATATTCGGGAAAGTTTCCGCAAAGGATATACCATTGACCAGCTCTGTGATAAATACTGTCTTTCCTTTGATAGTGTTAAAAAGATTGTTTATTCCAATAAATAA
- the cimA gene encoding citramalate synthase, which translates to MKQVYIYDSTLRDGAQAQGISFTVMDKLKIVEALDDFGISYIEAGNPGSNPKDLEFFENVKKIKLKHAKIAAFGSTRRVNVSVEEDANVKSLLVADTPAVTIFGKSWDFQVLDILKTTLDENLRMIYDTIAFFKKHNKEVIFDAEHFFDGYKSNREFAIKSLQAAYDAGADCLCLCDTNGGTFPSDIQRITSEVVNKFGIAVGIHTHNDNGMAVANSIIAVEAGAVQVQGTINGFGERCGNANLCTIIPNLQLKMDYSCIPEENMAKLTPTARYISEIANVIHDERSPYVGKSTFAHKAGMHADAVLKNTVAYEHIDPKLVGNKRTFLMSEVAGRSAVLHMIRAVDSSITKDSPQTALILERLKELEHEGYQYEGAESSFELEVRKILGKYHHFFKLREFKVIINEPSLEGINSSAMIKIEVDGQEEITAADGDGPVNALDKAVRKALERFYPQIKEMKLTDYKVRVLDSSSATAAKVRVLIESTDGREVWTTIGVSTDIVDASWKALVDSIEYKLIKDTHC; encoded by the coding sequence ATGAAACAGGTATATATATACGATTCAACGCTAAGGGACGGAGCACAAGCCCAGGGCATATCCTTTACGGTTATGGATAAGCTTAAGATTGTAGAAGCCTTGGATGATTTCGGAATAAGTTATATAGAGGCAGGAAATCCGGGATCAAATCCTAAGGATCTGGAGTTTTTTGAGAATGTGAAGAAGATAAAGCTCAAGCATGCAAAGATAGCTGCCTTTGGAAGCACAAGGAGGGTAAATGTCAGCGTTGAGGAAGACGCCAATGTAAAATCCCTTTTGGTGGCGGACACCCCGGCTGTGACCATATTCGGGAAAAGCTGGGACTTCCAGGTGCTTGATATTCTTAAAACCACGCTGGATGAAAATCTAAGAATGATATATGATACCATAGCTTTTTTCAAGAAGCATAACAAAGAGGTAATATTTGATGCGGAGCATTTTTTTGACGGATATAAATCCAACAGGGAGTTTGCTATTAAATCCCTTCAGGCAGCCTATGATGCAGGGGCAGATTGCTTGTGCCTTTGTGATACCAATGGAGGAACTTTTCCGTCGGATATTCAAAGGATAACTTCCGAGGTTGTAAATAAGTTTGGCATAGCAGTGGGTATACATACCCATAATGATAACGGAATGGCTGTAGCAAACTCCATAATAGCAGTAGAGGCAGGTGCGGTTCAGGTCCAGGGAACAATCAACGGTTTTGGGGAAAGATGCGGAAATGCCAACCTGTGCACCATTATTCCCAATCTGCAGTTAAAGATGGATTACAGCTGCATACCGGAAGAGAACATGGCTAAACTCACGCCTACGGCGAGATATATAAGTGAAATAGCCAATGTCATCCATGATGAAAGATCACCCTATGTCGGAAAGAGCACCTTTGCCCACAAAGCCGGCATGCATGCCGATGCGGTGCTTAAGAACACTGTAGCTTATGAACATATTGATCCTAAACTGGTAGGAAATAAGAGGACTTTTCTCATGTCCGAGGTGGCGGGGCGAAGTGCTGTTCTGCATATGATCAGAGCAGTTGACAGCAGCATTACAAAAGACTCCCCGCAAACTGCTCTTATACTGGAAAGACTGAAAGAGCTGGAGCATGAAGGGTACCAGTATGAAGGCGCGGAGAGCTCCTTTGAACTGGAAGTGCGAAAGATCCTGGGCAAGTACCACCACTTCTTTAAGCTGAGGGAATTCAAGGTTATAATAAATGAGCCTTCTCTGGAGGGTATCAACTCATCGGCAATGATAAAAATCGAAGTTGACGGACAGGAGGAAATTACGGCCGCCGATGGGGACGGTCCTGTAAATGCCTTGGATAAAGCCGTAAGAAAGGCATTGGAAAGATTTTATCCTCAGATAAAGGAAATGAAGCTCACGGATTACAAGGTTAGGGTTTTGGATTCAAGCTCTGCTACTGCTGCCAAGGTAAGAGTACTGATAGAATCCACCGATGGCAGGGAAGTATGGACCACCATAGGCGTTTCCACAGACATAGTTGATGCGAGCTGGAAAGCCCTTGTGGATTCAATTGAATACAAGCTCATAAAGGATACCCACTGCTGA
- a CDS encoding L,D-transpeptidase family protein, translating to MNRNLLILIFSAILALLVGWQAYLDYADQRDLNKSAKETAAKQDYCIFIEIEDKKLYLLQDGKPIKEYPIASGTADTPSPLGYWKIINKGDWGEGFGGRWMGLNVPWGTYGIHGTTRPSSIGHAATHGCIRMHNKHVAELYSIVPHGTPVVIVNGSFGPFGRKFTEINPGDRGADVMAIQMRLKELGYFKGWVSGIYEDDLKFAVHNFQKKNGLKVKNAITRDDWLKMGFREFE from the coding sequence TTGAATCGTAACCTTTTGATCCTTATATTCAGCGCGATTTTGGCACTTCTGGTCGGCTGGCAGGCTTACCTGGATTATGCCGACCAGAGGGATTTAAATAAAAGTGCGAAAGAAACAGCGGCAAAGCAAGACTACTGTATATTTATTGAGATAGAAGACAAAAAGCTCTATCTCCTGCAGGATGGAAAGCCGATAAAGGAATACCCTATAGCTTCCGGGACAGCCGATACCCCATCCCCGCTGGGGTACTGGAAGATCATCAACAAGGGCGACTGGGGCGAAGGTTTCGGCGGAAGATGGATGGGGCTGAATGTACCCTGGGGTACATATGGCATTCACGGCACTACCAGGCCCAGTTCCATAGGTCATGCAGCAACCCACGGTTGCATCAGGATGCATAACAAGCATGTGGCTGAGCTTTACAGCATAGTACCCCATGGCACACCGGTGGTGATAGTCAATGGGTCCTTTGGTCCCTTCGGTAGAAAATTTACCGAAATCAATCCGGGGGACAGGGGGGCCGATGTGATGGCAATCCAGATGCGGTTGAAGGAGTTGGGCTACTTTAAAGGATGGGTTTCGGGAATATATGAGGATGATCTTAAGTTTGCCGTGCATAATTTTCAAAAGAAAAACGGGCTTAAGGTGAAAAATGCTATAACCCGGGATGATTGGCTCAAGATGGGGTTCAGGGAGTTTGAATGA
- a CDS encoding TrmH family RNA methyltransferase — translation MSSLCINTLIQKYKHKIKNVGILSDDISQIKLILRDSYPDEERLFAVEGIWAHQKLLDAKIEIKAFLFCPEYVYSDEAVALVGSFLDKAEKVYMVSQRVFQNLSERDKPDGFLTIGKLPTYDIDQWNFRDDAVIAVLDGLETPGNIGTILRTCDGSGVDAVFICNKRSRITNSKLIKSSMGAAFVIPIVEFKHVDDCINWLAAHSFNIYLADSNGDKSYKGYEYKGRSALVLGSERYGLSEQWYGINPNVLSIPMFGICDSLNVGTAASIILYEMCLRKRMGGCDKVTS, via the coding sequence ATGAGCAGCTTATGCATAAATACATTGATACAGAAGTATAAGCATAAAATTAAAAATGTTGGAATTCTTAGTGATGATATTAGCCAGATTAAGTTAATCCTTCGGGACAGCTATCCGGATGAAGAAAGATTGTTCGCCGTCGAAGGGATTTGGGCACACCAGAAGCTATTGGATGCAAAAATTGAAATTAAAGCTTTCCTCTTCTGCCCTGAATATGTTTATAGCGATGAAGCTGTCGCTTTAGTAGGTTCATTCCTGGATAAAGCTGAAAAAGTTTATATGGTGTCGCAAAGGGTTTTTCAAAATCTTAGTGAAAGGGATAAGCCTGATGGCTTTTTGACTATCGGTAAACTTCCCACATATGACATCGACCAGTGGAATTTTAGAGATGATGCTGTAATTGCAGTATTGGACGGATTGGAGACTCCTGGTAATATAGGCACAATTCTGCGTACATGCGATGGTTCGGGAGTGGATGCGGTTTTTATATGCAACAAAAGATCTCGCATAACCAACTCCAAGCTAATTAAAAGCAGCATGGGTGCGGCATTTGTCATTCCCATTGTTGAATTCAAACATGTAGACGACTGTATAAATTGGCTTGCCGCACACAGCTTTAACATATATTTAGCGGATTCTAACGGAGATAAATCATATAAAGGCTATGAGTATAAAGGAAGGTCGGCTTTAGTTTTAGGGAGTGAACGTTACGGACTATCTGAGCAGTGGTACGGTATTAATCCCAATGTTCTGTCTATTCCGATGTTTGGGATATGTGATTCTCTGAATGTTGGCACAGCAGCTTCCATTATTCTGTATGAAATGTGTTTGAGAAAACGTATGGGAGGGTGCGATAAGGTGACTTCATAA
- the thrS gene encoding threonine--tRNA ligase, with the protein MNKIEHEKLYNIRHTMAHVMAYAVKQIFGEVKFGIGPVIEDGFYYDFELPRSLVPEDLGIIEEKMRDIINNGYQVLNESISFDEARQMFNDQPYKLELINELAQNPENSGVSIYRIGEFVDLCKGPHVASLKELNLKTFKLMRVSGAYWKGDAENPMLQRIYGTAWERPEELKAYIDKIEEASKRDHRTLGTQLDLFSSSQDIGQGLVLWHPKGAMIRYLLEKFSQTAHILNGYDWVYTPHIGRAELWKTSGHLQFYKESMYNAIEIDNEEYYLKPMSCPFHIMIYNSSLRSYKDLPIRYAEYATVYRYELSGTLQGLTRVRGFTQDDAHIICTPEQVHSEVVKALKFSLYILKSFGLNNFKAYVATKPKKKSIGDDKDWNAAIESLKNAVVAAGLEYEIDEGGGAFYGPKIDLKLRDALGREWQCSTIQFDFNLPERFNMKYIGADGAKHTPMMVHRALFGSLERFFAMLIEHYNGDFPLWYAPVQIGIVPISSNHYEYCKELSKKLKTIGLRVNLDLSDDKMRAKVRRMELEKIPIVLIIGDQEVEKEGLSVRSRKEGNLGFMTLNDFLEKIKPELDMGVPKYIMD; encoded by the coding sequence ATGAATAAAATTGAGCATGAAAAATTATACAATATAAGGCATACTATGGCCCATGTGATGGCCTATGCCGTCAAGCAAATATTTGGTGAAGTCAAGTTTGGTATTGGACCTGTAATAGAAGATGGTTTTTATTATGATTTTGAACTGCCAAGATCCCTTGTTCCGGAAGACCTGGGTATCATAGAAGAAAAAATGAGGGATATTATTAATAATGGGTATCAAGTCTTAAATGAATCTATCAGTTTTGACGAAGCTCGTCAAATGTTCAATGATCAACCATATAAACTCGAATTAATAAATGAATTGGCGCAAAATCCTGAGAACTCCGGTGTAAGCATATACAGAATCGGAGAGTTCGTTGATTTGTGCAAGGGACCACATGTCGCTTCTCTTAAAGAACTGAATTTGAAAACATTCAAGTTGATGCGGGTTTCAGGGGCATATTGGAAAGGTGATGCAGAGAATCCGATGCTCCAGAGGATATATGGAACAGCCTGGGAAAGACCAGAGGAACTAAAAGCCTACATCGACAAAATTGAAGAAGCCAGCAAACGAGATCACAGAACCCTCGGTACGCAGCTTGACCTTTTCAGTTCTTCTCAAGATATTGGACAAGGGCTTGTTCTATGGCATCCAAAAGGTGCAATGATCCGTTACCTTCTGGAAAAGTTCAGTCAGACAGCACATATTCTTAATGGATATGATTGGGTATATACGCCCCATATAGGCCGAGCAGAGCTTTGGAAAACATCGGGACACCTTCAGTTTTATAAGGAATCCATGTACAATGCCATAGAGATAGATAATGAAGAGTATTACCTAAAGCCAATGAGCTGCCCTTTTCACATAATGATATACAATAGCTCGTTGAGGTCATATAAGGATTTGCCCATCCGGTATGCAGAATACGCAACAGTATACAGATATGAGCTTTCGGGGACACTACAGGGGCTTACCAGAGTACGCGGCTTTACTCAGGATGATGCCCATATAATATGTACACCAGAGCAAGTTCACAGTGAAGTTGTCAAAGCATTAAAGTTTTCTCTATATATTTTAAAATCTTTTGGCCTTAATAACTTTAAAGCCTATGTTGCAACAAAGCCGAAAAAGAAGTCAATTGGAGATGATAAGGATTGGAATGCCGCAATTGAGTCCTTGAAAAATGCAGTTGTTGCAGCAGGCTTGGAATATGAAATTGACGAAGGTGGCGGAGCCTTCTACGGGCCAAAGATTGACCTGAAGCTGCGGGATGCCCTGGGAAGGGAATGGCAATGCAGCACAATACAATTTGATTTCAATCTCCCTGAAAGATTCAACATGAAATATATTGGAGCAGATGGAGCAAAGCATACTCCAATGATGGTTCACAGGGCATTATTCGGTAGTTTGGAAAGATTCTTTGCAATGCTCATAGAACACTACAATGGTGATTTTCCGTTATGGTATGCTCCGGTGCAGATTGGAATTGTTCCTATCAGCAGCAACCATTACGAGTACTGTAAGGAACTATCAAAGAAACTAAAAACAATTGGGTTAAGAGTTAACCTTGATCTGAGCGATGATAAGATGAGGGCAAAAGTTCGCAGGATGGAACTGGAAAAAATCCCAATAGTTCTTATCATAGGAGATCAGGAGGTTGAAAAGGAAGGTTTATCGGTCCGTTCCAGAAAAGAAGGTAACTTAGGATTTATGACGCTAAATGACTTTTTGGAGAAAATCAAACCCGAATTAGATATGGGAGTTCCAAAATATATAATGGATTAG
- the ilvN gene encoding acetolactate synthase small subunit — translation MPKHTLSVLVENHAGVLNRVAGLFSRRGFNIDSLAVGVTEDPEVSRITIVVNGDEYIVEQVCKQLNKLIDVIKIKRLDEHESVSRELALIKVGANASTRSEIVQLVEIFRAKIVDVSKSTLTIEISGDNEKVSAMEDMLKPFGIKEIVRTGAIAIERGNKYIKVNNNNEE, via the coding sequence ATGCCAAAACATACTTTATCGGTTTTAGTAGAAAATCATGCCGGCGTATTAAACAGAGTGGCAGGATTATTCAGCAGGAGAGGCTTTAATATAGACAGTCTTGCAGTAGGCGTAACTGAGGACCCGGAAGTATCAAGAATCACGATAGTTGTCAACGGTGATGAATACATCGTGGAGCAGGTATGCAAGCAGCTTAACAAGCTGATAGATGTAATCAAGATAAAAAGGCTGGATGAACACGAGTCTGTCAGCAGGGAACTGGCTCTGATTAAGGTTGGGGCCAATGCTTCCACCAGGTCGGAAATAGTCCAGCTGGTGGAAATATTCAGAGCAAAGATTGTCGATGTATCTAAAAGCACTTTGACAATTGAAATTTCCGGTGACAATGAAAAGGTGTCCGCCATGGAGGATATGCTAAAGCCTTTTGGAATAAAGGAAATTGTAAGAACGGGTGCAATTGCTATCGAAAGAGGCAATAAGTATATAAAAGTTAACAATAATAATGAGGAGTGA
- the ilvC gene encoding ketol-acid reductoisomerase has translation MAKMYYEGDCNLGLLSGKTVAVIGYGSQGHAHALNLHESGVNVVVGLKKSSKRWQKVMDDGLKVMETAEAAKAADIIMILTPDEAQPDIYENSIKPNLEKGNVLMFAHGFNINFKLIVPPDYVDVIMVAPKGPGHTVRSQYTEGKGVPALIAVYQDASGMAKDYALAYAAGIGAGRAGILETTFREETETDLFGEQAVLCGGVTELMKAGFETLVNAGYQPEIAYFECIHEMKLIVDLINQGGFSLMRYSISDTAEYGDYMTGKRIITEETRKEMKKVLEEIQNGEFASKWITENRAAGRCHFNAMRRNEAEHQLEKVGAELRKMMSWLKK, from the coding sequence GTGGCAAAGATGTATTATGAAGGGGATTGTAATTTAGGATTGCTGAGTGGAAAGACTGTGGCTGTTATAGGATATGGTAGCCAGGGGCATGCCCATGCGCTGAACCTGCATGAAAGCGGAGTAAACGTAGTTGTAGGCCTGAAAAAGTCATCCAAGAGATGGCAGAAAGTAATGGATGACGGGCTGAAAGTGATGGAGACCGCCGAAGCAGCAAAGGCTGCCGATATCATCATGATACTCACGCCGGACGAAGCTCAGCCCGATATTTATGAAAACAGCATCAAACCAAACCTGGAGAAGGGCAATGTGCTTATGTTTGCCCATGGTTTTAACATAAACTTTAAACTAATAGTGCCGCCGGATTATGTGGATGTCATAATGGTGGCGCCAAAAGGCCCCGGGCATACGGTAAGAAGCCAGTATACTGAGGGTAAAGGCGTTCCGGCGTTGATAGCAGTTTATCAGGATGCATCCGGGATGGCAAAGGATTATGCTTTAGCCTATGCGGCAGGAATAGGAGCAGGCAGAGCCGGAATTCTTGAAACCACCTTCAGAGAGGAAACGGAAACCGATCTGTTCGGTGAACAGGCAGTGCTTTGCGGTGGTGTAACCGAATTGATGAAGGCAGGCTTTGAAACCTTGGTGAATGCCGGGTATCAGCCGGAAATAGCTTATTTTGAGTGCATACATGAGATGAAGCTCATAGTGGACCTGATAAATCAGGGTGGTTTTTCACTGATGAGGTATTCCATCAGTGATACTGCAGAATATGGCGATTATATGACCGGTAAGAGGATAATAACCGAAGAGACAAGGAAGGAAATGAAGAAAGTCTTGGAAGAAATCCAAAACGGTGAGTTCGCTAGCAAGTGGATTACTGAGAACAGGGCTGCGGGCCGCTGCCATTTCAATGCTATGAGAAGGAATGAAGCTGAGCATCAATTGGAAAAAGTGGGAGCAGAGCTCAGGAAGATGATGAGCTGGTTGAAAAAATAA